The following are encoded together in the Oceanobacillus zhaokaii genome:
- a CDS encoding iron-hydroxamate ABC transporter substrate-binding protein encodes MNTNHKKEFLFFSIMICIALLLAACGNNDSASDSESTDHAGSAEKTEVKLDSEMGEVTIPSGAERVIAPFHEDALLALGVTPVAKWAIGESLQFHLEDKLQDVPKLEWTLPLEQVLSHEPDLIILENNMENYEGTYEDYNKIAPTYVMTKETTGDWRKQIEVFGQLLGKEKEAEEALAGFEDLVADAGKQLEVAIGDETIAAIWVIGGQFFVFEKDRHSADVLYSEVGLHYPSFVEALGEATPEWNPISLEKLSELDADHVFLLAAEGEEGIETLENSKVWKNIPAAQNDQVYVLEDASSWTNKGFTASAKTIDAVLDTLVK; translated from the coding sequence ATGAATACAAATCATAAAAAAGAATTTCTTTTTTTTAGTATAATGATTTGCATAGCCCTGCTTTTAGCTGCCTGTGGTAATAATGACAGCGCATCCGATTCCGAATCAACGGATCATGCAGGGAGTGCAGAAAAAACGGAAGTAAAGCTTGATTCTGAAATGGGAGAAGTTACGATTCCATCAGGTGCAGAGCGAGTTATTGCACCGTTTCATGAAGATGCACTATTAGCACTAGGTGTTACACCTGTTGCGAAATGGGCAATTGGCGAAAGTCTGCAATTCCATTTAGAGGACAAGCTGCAAGATGTACCAAAGCTTGAATGGACATTGCCATTAGAGCAAGTACTTAGTCATGAACCAGATTTGATTATTTTAGAGAATAATATGGAAAATTATGAAGGTACATACGAGGATTATAATAAAATTGCTCCAACCTACGTTATGACCAAGGAAACAACTGGAGATTGGCGTAAACAGATTGAAGTCTTTGGTCAATTGCTAGGGAAGGAAAAAGAGGCGGAAGAAGCTTTGGCGGGATTTGAGGATTTAGTAGCCGACGCGGGGAAACAATTGGAAGTAGCAATTGGTGACGAAACGATTGCGGCAATCTGGGTAATTGGTGGTCAATTCTTCGTGTTTGAGAAAGATCGTCATAGTGCAGACGTACTTTATTCAGAAGTTGGATTACACTATCCATCATTTGTTGAAGCATTAGGTGAGGCAACTCCAGAATGGAACCCAATCTCTCTTGAAAAACTATCTGAACTCGATGCAGATCATGTTTTCTTATTAGCTGCAGAAGGTGAAGAAGGAATTGAAACATTAGAGAATAGTAAGGTATGGAAAAACATACCAGCAGCACAAAATGATCAAGTATATGTGCTTGAGGATGCAAGCAGCTGGACGAATAAAGGATTTACAGCATCTGCGAAAACAATTGATGCAGTATTAGATACATTAGTTAAATAA
- a CDS encoding ABC transporter ATP-binding protein yields MQALTARDLTLGFGDKLIIDDINIEIPKGEITVLIGPNGCGKSTLLRALARLLQPKSGTVILNGKEIAKLKTRDVAKNLAVLPQSPIAPDGLTVYELVKQGRHPYRSFMKQWSKEDEDAVLLALESTNMVDLKDRTVDSLSGGQRQRAWIALTLAQQTDIILLDEPTTYLDLTHQIDVLDLLFDLNEKDGRTIVMVLHDLNLASRYAHHMIAIKDKKVFAQGKPEEVITSELVHDVFQMKCSVACDPMFGTPMCIPHGKGRCVLREVGTETIIS; encoded by the coding sequence GTGCAAGCATTAACAGCGAGAGATTTAACATTAGGTTTTGGCGATAAACTTATTATAGATGATATAAATATAGAAATACCTAAGGGTGAGATTACGGTTTTAATTGGTCCAAACGGCTGCGGAAAATCGACCTTACTTCGTGCGTTGGCTCGTCTGCTTCAGCCGAAGAGTGGAACGGTTATATTAAACGGAAAAGAAATAGCGAAGCTGAAGACGAGGGATGTAGCGAAGAATCTGGCGGTTCTGCCACAAAGTCCAATTGCTCCTGATGGTTTAACTGTTTATGAACTTGTGAAACAAGGAAGACACCCATACCGCAGTTTCATGAAGCAATGGTCAAAAGAAGATGAGGATGCTGTTTTATTAGCACTTGAATCAACGAATATGGTTGATTTGAAGGACCGAACCGTTGATTCATTATCTGGTGGTCAACGACAGCGTGCATGGATTGCGTTAACGCTGGCACAGCAAACCGATATCATTTTATTGGATGAGCCTACAACTTACTTGGATTTGACCCATCAAATTGATGTACTGGATTTATTATTCGACCTGAATGAAAAGGATGGACGGACGATTGTCATGGTACTGCATGATTTGAATCTTGCTAGTCGATATGCCCATCATATGATTGCGATTAAGGATAAGAAGGTTTTCGCACAAGGGAAACCAGAGGAAGTTATTACGAGCGAACTCGTACATGATGTCTTTCAAATGAAATGCAGTGTAGCATGTGATCCAATGTTCGGTACGCCAATGTGCATCCCGCATGGCAAGGGACGCTGTGTTCTGCGAGAAGTTGGAACGGAAACAATCATATCGTGA
- a CDS encoding DUF3021 domain-containing protein has protein sequence MKTFLIRSLIGIFFGAFVAIAITICIIYFGGIKQLEGEMFLRNSLGSIFCGWFFSVSPLYFEIDSLKLPTQTALHFITVAACYFVLSLGIGWIPFSFPTILLILGLFLIVYSIIWLCFYLYFKKEAKKLNAEL, from the coding sequence ATGAAAACCTTTCTAATTAGAAGCTTAATCGGTATCTTTTTTGGCGCATTCGTAGCAATTGCGATCACCATTTGTATTATTTATTTTGGTGGTATTAAACAGTTAGAAGGTGAAATGTTTCTTAGAAATTCACTCGGTTCCATCTTTTGCGGCTGGTTTTTCTCGGTATCACCACTATATTTTGAAATTGATTCGCTAAAGCTTCCCACTCAAACTGCATTACACTTTATTACCGTAGCTGCATGCTACTTTGTTTTATCTTTAGGAATTGGCTGGATCCCATTTAGTTTTCCAACCATTCTATTAATACTGGGATTATTTCTTATTGTGTATTCAATTATTTGGTTGTGCTTCTATCTTTATTTTAAAAAGGAAGCGAAAAAACTAAACGCGGAACTTTAA
- a CDS encoding LytTR family DNA-binding domain-containing protein yields the protein MKISLDIDNDYEETTVMIQCKEIDESIQEILDFFKGREQEFFVGKDGDMQHILKPADIHYFYSKEDNVIAVTSNGEFIMKEKLYELEKVLSSRRFIRLSKSVIANLYELSRFEASFNGTLCVYFKSGVKEYVSRHYVPTIKEALKMKRRNN from the coding sequence ATGAAAATATCACTTGATATTGATAATGATTACGAAGAAACTACTGTAATGATTCAGTGCAAGGAAATCGATGAATCAATTCAGGAAATTCTTGATTTTTTCAAAGGGAGAGAACAGGAATTTTTTGTCGGTAAAGATGGGGATATGCAGCATATTCTTAAACCAGCAGATATTCATTATTTTTATTCCAAAGAAGATAACGTAATTGCAGTCACATCGAATGGAGAATTTATAATGAAAGAAAAGCTTTATGAGCTGGAAAAAGTACTCTCATCCAGAAGGTTTATCCGGCTTTCTAAATCAGTAATTGCAAACCTTTATGAACTTAGTCGATTCGAAGCTTCATTTAATGGCACCCTCTGCGTATACTTCAAATCTGGAGTGAAGGAATATGTCTCGAGGCATTATGTACCAACTATTAAAGAAGCATTAAAAATGAAACGGAGGAATAATTAA
- the hflX gene encoding GTPase HflX encodes MENKAILVGVNLNKQKHDFQYSMEELENLAIACNIITVGNVTQNLNRINQGHYIGSGKIEELKEMVEETGADTIIFDDELSPSQIRNLESVIPDCEVVDRTTLILEIFAKRAKTRESKLQVEIAQLRYRLPRLIGSRESLGRQGGGSGLNNRGAGETKLEMDRRKIEEQIAKLSRELEHLVSQRKMQRRKREKNEIPVVSLVGYTNAGKSTMMNAVLEFYNEEKDKQVFEKNMLFATLETSVRSVTLGTNQTFLLTDTVGFINKLPHHLVKAFRSTLEEVAEADLLIHVIDLSNPHHAEQRQLTNEILEEIGIEGIPVIHAYNKVDLLEGNYPLVDGNNVYVSAKNRQGMETLTEQIKQQIFNDYVRCELLIPYTDGQIVSYFNERADVLEEDFAPEGTKLVVDCKKADAEKFQEFITHIYRKEGE; translated from the coding sequence ATGGAAAATAAAGCAATATTAGTTGGTGTTAACTTAAATAAACAAAAGCATGATTTTCAATACTCAATGGAGGAATTAGAAAATTTAGCTATTGCCTGTAATATCATAACGGTTGGGAATGTAACGCAAAATCTGAATCGGATAAACCAAGGGCATTACATTGGTTCAGGGAAAATAGAAGAGCTAAAGGAAATGGTAGAAGAAACGGGAGCAGATACAATCATTTTTGATGACGAGCTATCTCCATCACAAATTCGGAATTTAGAATCAGTCATACCGGATTGTGAAGTTGTTGATCGCACTACGTTAATACTTGAGATTTTTGCCAAACGTGCGAAGACGAGGGAATCGAAATTACAAGTAGAGATTGCGCAATTAAGATATCGCCTTCCAAGATTGATTGGCAGCCGTGAGTCATTAGGGCGCCAAGGTGGCGGGTCAGGGCTGAATAACCGTGGTGCTGGTGAGACGAAATTAGAGATGGATCGTCGGAAAATTGAAGAACAAATAGCGAAGTTAAGCAGGGAATTAGAGCATTTAGTGAGCCAGCGAAAAATGCAAAGGCGGAAGAGAGAAAAAAATGAGATTCCTGTTGTATCTCTTGTAGGCTATACGAACGCAGGTAAATCAACGATGATGAATGCAGTGTTAGAATTCTATAATGAGGAAAAGGATAAACAAGTATTTGAAAAGAATATGCTTTTTGCGACGCTGGAAACCTCTGTTAGAAGTGTAACACTAGGAACGAATCAAACCTTTTTACTGACGGATACGGTAGGGTTTATTAATAAATTACCACATCACCTTGTCAAAGCATTCCGTTCTACACTAGAAGAAGTGGCAGAAGCGGACCTATTAATACATGTAATAGATTTATCCAATCCACACCACGCAGAGCAGCGGCAGCTTACGAACGAAATATTAGAGGAGATTGGCATAGAAGGTATCCCGGTAATTCATGCATATAATAAGGTGGACTTACTGGAGGGAAATTATCCATTGGTCGATGGCAATAATGTCTATGTTTCTGCGAAAAATAGACAGGGTATGGAGACATTAACGGAACAAATCAAGCAACAAATTTTCAATGATTATGTGCGATGCGAATTGCTTATACCATATACAGATGGTCAAATTGTCTCCTATTTTAATGAACGTGCGGACGTTTTGGAGGAAGATTTTGCACCAGAAGGAACAAAATTAGTGGTTGACTGTAAAAAAGCGGATGCAGAAAAATTCCAAGAATTTATTACACATATATATAGGAAGGAAGGAGAATAA
- a CDS encoding phosphotransferase, translating to MTSYGGVGRTGSKLTSYGQNVQLSFMETASRSYFNSQEQRVTGFIDWTEARVDDPAHDFVSHLMAFGEKSLRELIGCL from the coding sequence ATGACGAGTTATGGGGGCGTTGGTAGAACTGGGTCGAAACTGACATCTTATGGCCAGAACGTACAGCTTTCATTCATGGAGACTGCATCCAGGTCATATTTTAATAGTCAAGAGCAGCGTGTAACAGGGTTTATTGACTGGACAGAGGCACGTGTAGACGATCCGGCTCATGATTTTGTATCCCACCTAATGGCATTTGGAGAAAAATCATTAAGAGAATTAATTGGCTGCTTATGA
- the helD gene encoding RNA polymerase recycling motor HelD gives MSNEMENRMEEQLRVDAVIDEINIKEKKLSSQITGLKENVVELRKNFWEDITVNIDEPDDIIETQESIKQQAALLSEKERYHGKIGEELKTLDKLKSSPYFGRIDFIEESELERDQIYIGISSLMDQGEEDFLIYDWRAPISSLYYDFSPGKAHYETIEGPINGEITLKRQFIIRQGKIQGMFDTGVTIGDHLLQQALGNNASTTMKSIVATIQKEQNKIIRNEKSNLLIVQGVAGSGKTSAALQRIAYLLYRYRGELNADNVVLFSPNPLFSSYIANVLPELGESNVKQITFLDFLKVGIGRKLAVESPFEQMEYVLAEMKENHYVTRMNSMDYKSSLNFKQMIDQFISYLNDEAIQFRNITFRGSMLISKGKISDYFYSLDKEISIANKMELVSKWLLKELRQIQRSEKDKDWVIEEAELFNKEDYVKAYQQNEDQNAEDEEEILRREVVRRAFATMKRRIKRMEFVHILATYKKLFAEWNPPVAPEGWEEISEQTATNLSRQFLTWEDATPYLYFKEKLLGNVHDRSVRQLIIDEAQDYSAFQFAYIKEIFPYTRMTLLGDINQAIYSHISKDNPLVPDSGQGSMERITLTKSYRSTRQIVEFTKYFAPGGNLIEPFNRDGSKPLLTKISEQVDLGEKLKININEFKEKGYETIAVICKTLKESEEIVNILQDKMRVIQITEETYAFEKGVLVLPVYLAKGIEFDAVIIPDASEERYSQESDRTLFYTACTRAMHELSILSLNEPCRFIKAVPKDKYDVAK, from the coding sequence ATGAGTAATGAAATGGAAAACCGCATGGAGGAACAGCTTCGAGTAGACGCGGTTATCGATGAAATCAACATCAAAGAGAAGAAACTATCTTCGCAAATAACTGGGCTGAAGGAGAATGTAGTTGAACTCCGAAAGAATTTCTGGGAGGATATCACGGTAAATATTGATGAACCTGATGATATCATTGAAACGCAGGAGAGTATTAAACAGCAAGCAGCGTTACTTTCTGAAAAAGAAAGATATCATGGGAAGATTGGCGAAGAATTAAAAACTTTGGATAAGCTGAAAAGCTCTCCATATTTTGGGAGAATTGATTTTATAGAGGAATCGGAGCTTGAAAGAGACCAAATCTATATTGGGATTTCTTCATTGATGGATCAAGGAGAAGAGGATTTTCTTATCTATGATTGGCGTGCACCAATTTCTAGTCTGTATTATGATTTTTCTCCTGGTAAGGCTCATTATGAAACAATTGAAGGTCCGATAAATGGTGAAATAACTCTAAAAAGACAGTTTATAATTAGGCAAGGCAAAATCCAGGGAATGTTCGATACTGGAGTTACCATTGGAGACCATCTTCTTCAGCAGGCGCTTGGAAATAATGCGAGCACAACAATGAAGAGTATTGTTGCAACAATTCAGAAGGAGCAGAATAAGATTATTCGTAATGAGAAAAGTAATTTATTAATTGTGCAAGGTGTAGCAGGAAGTGGCAAGACATCCGCAGCCCTCCAACGTATTGCTTACTTATTGTATCGCTATCGCGGAGAGTTAAATGCAGATAATGTTGTGCTCTTTTCACCAAATCCGTTATTTTCAAGTTATATTGCCAACGTGCTTCCGGAATTAGGCGAGTCCAATGTGAAGCAAATAACCTTTTTGGACTTCTTAAAGGTAGGGATTGGCAGAAAGCTAGCGGTTGAGTCTCCGTTTGAGCAGATGGAATATGTACTGGCAGAGATGAAGGAAAATCATTATGTTACTAGAATGAATAGCATGGACTACAAATCAAGTTTGAATTTTAAACAGATGATCGATCAATTTATTTCTTATCTAAATGATGAGGCAATTCAATTCAGGAATATTACATTCCGTGGAAGCATGCTTATTTCTAAAGGGAAAATTAGCGACTATTTTTATTCATTAGATAAAGAAATTAGTATAGCAAATAAAATGGAGCTCGTGTCGAAATGGCTTCTGAAAGAACTGCGGCAAATTCAACGTTCAGAAAAAGATAAGGACTGGGTAATTGAAGAAGCAGAGCTGTTCAATAAAGAGGATTATGTGAAAGCTTATCAACAGAATGAGGATCAAAATGCTGAGGATGAAGAGGAAATATTACGTAGAGAAGTGGTAAGACGAGCCTTTGCAACCATGAAAAGACGCATAAAGCGAATGGAATTTGTTCATATACTTGCGACCTACAAGAAGTTATTTGCTGAGTGGAATCCACCTGTTGCTCCAGAGGGATGGGAGGAAATAAGCGAGCAAACAGCAACTAATTTATCGCGTCAGTTTTTAACATGGGAGGATGCGACACCGTATTTATATTTTAAAGAGAAGCTGCTTGGAAATGTGCATGACCGTTCTGTACGTCAATTGATTATCGATGAGGCACAGGATTACTCTGCATTCCAATTTGCTTACATAAAGGAGATTTTCCCATACACAAGAATGACGTTACTCGGTGACATTAATCAGGCAATCTATTCACATATATCGAAGGACAATCCTCTTGTTCCAGATTCGGGGCAAGGAAGTATGGAGAGAATCACATTAACGAAAAGCTATCGATCGACAAGACAAATTGTTGAGTTCACAAAGTATTTTGCTCCAGGAGGGAACTTGATTGAGCCATTTAATCGAGATGGGAGTAAACCACTATTAACCAAAATTAGTGAGCAAGTCGATCTGGGGGAAAAGCTGAAAATAAATATTAATGAATTTAAGGAAAAAGGCTATGAAACCATCGCAGTTATTTGTAAGACATTAAAAGAAAGTGAAGAAATCGTTAATATACTGCAGGATAAAATGAGAGTAATACAGATAACAGAGGAAACATATGCTTTCGAAAAGGGAGTATTGGTATTGCCTGTTTATTTGGCAAAGGGGATTGAATTTGATGCAGTAATTATTCCTGATGCATCTGAGGAGCGCTATAGCCAAGAGTCAGACCGCACGCTTTTCTATACTGCATGTACGAGGGCGATGCACGAGCTTTCTATATTAAGTTTAAATGAGCCATGTCGATTTATTAAAGCCGTTCCGAAAGATAAATATGATGTAGCAAAATAG